The following proteins are co-located in the Pyxidicoccus trucidator genome:
- a CDS encoding M28 family metallopeptidase codes for MKRLVSLLLALVAVPALAQRTPLVTPAEKSASGAIVPDVLRAHVRFLAHDLLEGRGPGTRGDALGQAYIASQLEALGMKPAAADGSYFQRFDLVGITSHPKGMTFRAPQGTAELKFHEDFIAVSGVQAPEAKLEESELVFVGYGIQAPEYEWDDFKGMDLRGKTLLILNNDPEDDPKLFAGRTRLWYGRWDYKYEQAAKVGAAGAIILHTTPSAGYPWQVVQTSWTGEQFELPAAEGPRMQVKAWTTEAATRRVLQLAGKELDALQAAARKRDFQPVPLGVKVSARFTSEVRRRPTANVLAMLPGSDAKLAREVVLYSAHHDHLGMKQGKEEGEDTIYNGALDNAAGVAAMLAVAKAFRELPQPPRRSILFAAVAAEEQGLLGSQYLAEHPPVPAGLVAANINIDGANIHGRTRDLTVIGLGKSSLDAIITGLAKTQGRVVKADQLSDRGFFYRSDQFNFAKQGIPAAYFGSGMDFVGRPEGWGKQQREAWEAKHYHQPSDELRPEWDFSGAVEDVRLFFLLGAHVARTPELPRWNKGDEFEAARLEALEALKEGASK; via the coding sequence ATGAAGCGCCTGGTGTCCCTGCTCCTCGCCCTCGTTGCCGTCCCCGCGCTCGCGCAGCGCACGCCGCTCGTCACCCCCGCGGAGAAGTCCGCCTCCGGGGCCATCGTCCCGGACGTGCTGCGCGCACACGTGCGCTTCCTCGCTCACGACCTGCTGGAGGGCCGTGGCCCCGGCACGCGGGGAGACGCGCTCGGGCAGGCGTACATCGCCTCGCAGCTCGAGGCGCTCGGGATGAAGCCCGCGGCCGCGGATGGCTCGTACTTCCAGCGGTTCGACCTGGTGGGCATCACCAGCCACCCGAAGGGCATGACGTTCCGCGCGCCCCAGGGCACGGCGGAGCTGAAGTTCCACGAGGACTTCATCGCCGTGTCCGGCGTGCAGGCGCCCGAGGCGAAGCTGGAGGAGTCCGAGCTCGTCTTCGTCGGCTACGGCATCCAGGCGCCCGAGTACGAGTGGGACGACTTCAAGGGGATGGACCTGCGCGGCAAGACGCTGCTCATCCTCAACAACGACCCCGAGGACGACCCCAAGCTCTTCGCGGGCCGCACGCGGCTCTGGTACGGCCGCTGGGATTACAAGTACGAGCAGGCGGCGAAGGTGGGCGCGGCCGGCGCCATCATCCTCCACACCACGCCCAGCGCGGGCTACCCGTGGCAGGTGGTGCAGACGTCGTGGACGGGCGAGCAGTTCGAGCTGCCCGCCGCCGAGGGCCCCCGCATGCAGGTGAAGGCGTGGACCACGGAGGCCGCCACGCGCCGGGTGCTCCAACTCGCGGGCAAGGAGCTGGACGCGCTCCAGGCCGCGGCGCGCAAGCGGGACTTCCAGCCGGTGCCGCTCGGGGTGAAGGTGTCCGCGCGCTTCACCAGCGAGGTGCGCCGCCGGCCCACCGCCAACGTGCTGGCGATGCTGCCCGGAAGCGACGCGAAGCTGGCCCGCGAGGTGGTGCTGTACAGCGCACACCACGACCACCTGGGCATGAAGCAGGGGAAGGAGGAGGGCGAGGACACCATCTACAACGGCGCCCTGGACAACGCGGCGGGCGTGGCGGCCATGCTGGCGGTGGCGAAGGCCTTCCGCGAGCTGCCCCAACCGCCGCGCCGCTCCATCCTCTTCGCCGCCGTGGCCGCCGAGGAGCAGGGCCTGCTGGGCTCGCAGTACCTCGCCGAGCACCCGCCGGTGCCGGCCGGCCTCGTGGCCGCCAACATCAACATCGACGGCGCGAACATCCACGGCCGCACCCGGGACCTCACCGTCATCGGCCTGGGCAAGTCCAGCCTGGACGCCATCATCACCGGCCTGGCGAAGACGCAGGGGCGGGTGGTGAAGGCGGACCAGCTCTCCGACCGGGGCTTCTTCTACCGCTCGGACCAGTTCAACTTCGCGAAGCAGGGCATCCCCGCCGCCTACTTCGGCAGCGGCATGGACTTCGTGGGGCGGCCGGAAGGCTGGGGCAAGCAGCAGCGCGAGGCGTGGGAGGCGAAGCACTACCACCAGCCCTCCGACGAGCTGCGCCCGGAGTGGGACTTCTCCGGCGCCGTGGAGGACGTCCGCCTCTTCTTCCTCCTCGGCGCCCACGTCGCGCGCACTCCGGAGCTGCCGCGCTGGAACAAGGGCGACGAGTTCGAGGCCGCCCGCCTGGAGGCCCTGGAGGCGCTGAAGGAGGGCGCGTCGAAGTAG